Proteins found in one Cobetia sp. L2A1 genomic segment:
- a CDS encoding tRNA dihydrouridine synthase, whose translation MEGVIDDITRECLTGLGGYDWCVTEFVRVTHVKLPPRVFKRICPELNEASPTYTARTRHDTPVALQLLGADPAALGINASVAARMGAPSVDINFGCPAKTVNRHDGGAALLRSPDRVFRAVEGVRDALKGSGVPVTAKIRLGFNDRRLALACAQAAQAGGATQLVVHGRTKQEGYRPPAHWEWIGKIQSELTIPVVANGDIWDMHCYWRARSLSGCRDVMLGRAALADPFLAARIKHWQATGELLPETDWTQRAQVLLAHAERCSHLPDKVMVPLLKQWMNMMRQSNNAEAEMRFQAIKRHKGRAEFFSGLVAGTALTLPPSLLTSVTHMPELASAPQPETTLA comes from the coding sequence ATGGAAGGCGTAATTGATGACATCACGCGCGAATGCCTCACCGGCCTTGGTGGCTATGATTGGTGCGTCACGGAGTTTGTGCGCGTGACCCACGTCAAGCTGCCGCCACGAGTCTTCAAGCGTATCTGCCCAGAGTTAAATGAGGCGTCGCCGACTTATACCGCTCGCACTCGGCACGACACGCCGGTTGCCTTGCAACTGCTGGGCGCTGATCCTGCTGCACTGGGCATCAATGCCAGCGTCGCGGCGCGCATGGGCGCGCCAAGTGTCGACATCAATTTCGGCTGTCCTGCCAAGACCGTCAATCGACACGATGGCGGCGCAGCATTACTGCGCTCACCAGATCGCGTCTTCCGCGCGGTAGAAGGTGTGCGTGATGCTCTCAAGGGCAGTGGTGTGCCGGTGACGGCCAAGATTCGCCTTGGCTTCAATGACCGCCGCCTTGCACTTGCCTGCGCTCAAGCGGCTCAGGCGGGCGGCGCCACTCAGCTGGTCGTGCATGGCCGCACCAAGCAGGAAGGCTATCGCCCCCCCGCGCACTGGGAATGGATAGGCAAGATACAGTCAGAACTCACCATCCCCGTGGTGGCCAACGGCGATATCTGGGACATGCACTGTTACTGGCGTGCCCGCTCCCTCTCTGGTTGTCGCGATGTGATGCTGGGCCGCGCTGCATTGGCAGACCCCTTCCTTGCCGCACGGATCAAGCATTGGCAGGCCACTGGCGAACTGCTGCCGGAGACGGACTGGACACAGCGCGCCCAGGTACTGCTGGCACATGCCGAACGCTGCTCACATCTCCCGGATAAGGTCATGGTGCCGCTACTCAAGCAGTGGATGAACATGATGCGCCAGAGCAATAACGCTGAGGCCGAAATGCGCTTCCAGGCCATCAAGCGTCATAAAGGACGCGCAGAGTTCTTCTCAGGCCTTGTCGCCGGTACAGCGTTGACACTGCCACCTAGCCTGCTGACTTCCGTTACACACATGCCAGAACTGGCATCAGCACCACAACCTGAAACCACGCTTGCTTGA
- a CDS encoding OadG family protein, with protein sequence MQENDLLGEGLNLMVFGMGFVFVFLSLLVVAMMAMAKLVDRFAPEPPAIAPRRAANASGVPATADDGELTAVMTAAIHRFRQDHNRH encoded by the coding sequence ATGCAAGAGAATGATCTGCTCGGTGAAGGCTTGAACCTGATGGTGTTCGGGATGGGGTTCGTGTTCGTGTTTCTGAGTCTGCTGGTAGTCGCGATGATGGCGATGGCCAAGTTGGTGGACCGCTTTGCACCTGAGCCACCCGCCATTGCGCCGCGTCGTGCCGCCAATGCTTCTGGTGTGCCGGCGACTGCGGACGATGGCGAGCTGACGGCAGTCATGACTGCCGCGATCCATCGCTTCCGTCAGGACCACAACAGACATTAA